A stretch of the Sinorhizobium alkalisoli genome encodes the following:
- a CDS encoding glycosyltransferase family 2 protein — protein MNKASLAFSPDVTFVIAAFNAADTIRRAIDSALAQEGVSIEVIVVDDCSSDKTAAVVAAMQHPRLRLIALERNRGPGGARNAGLAAARGRWIAILDADDTVEPLRLRRMVDRAEAAGAQVVVDNLDVVSLDGGSVRMFPEAALAELGELTLPAFIESNVIFRSEHNFGYMKPVFERRFLEAHSLRFDETLRIGEDYVLLASALACGGRCAVEPSAGYAYHIREGSISRVLRVEHIDAMMAADELFLSRYALDPLSQRMQRKRKRGFRQARSFLVLVDQLKKKSLAGALRTALADPLALRHLSMPIAARLRRLTARPKHPAAMTAAAERSPLGKAPHTSKG, from the coding sequence ATGAACAAAGCGAGCCTCGCCTTCAGCCCGGACGTGACCTTCGTCATCGCCGCCTTCAACGCCGCCGACACGATCAGGCGCGCCATCGACAGCGCCCTTGCCCAGGAGGGCGTCTCTATCGAGGTGATCGTTGTCGACGATTGCTCGTCCGACAAGACCGCTGCCGTCGTCGCAGCGATGCAGCACCCTCGGCTACGGCTGATCGCGCTTGAGCGCAACCGTGGACCTGGCGGTGCACGCAATGCCGGTCTGGCCGCGGCGCGCGGCCGGTGGATCGCCATTCTCGATGCAGACGACACGGTGGAGCCGCTGCGGCTGAGGCGAATGGTCGACCGCGCCGAGGCCGCCGGGGCGCAGGTCGTGGTCGACAATCTCGATGTGGTCTCACTCGATGGCGGCAGCGTCAGAATGTTCCCGGAAGCGGCGCTTGCGGAACTCGGGGAACTGACGCTCCCCGCCTTCATCGAGTCGAATGTGATTTTCCGCTCGGAACACAATTTCGGCTATATGAAGCCGGTCTTCGAGCGCAGGTTTCTCGAGGCGCATAGCCTGCGATTCGACGAGACGCTGCGCATCGGCGAAGACTATGTCTTACTCGCCTCCGCGCTTGCCTGCGGCGGGCGCTGCGCCGTGGAACCCTCCGCCGGCTACGCCTATCATATCCGCGAAGGTTCGATCTCGCGCGTCTTGAGGGTCGAGCATATCGACGCGATGATGGCCGCCGACGAACTCTTCCTCAGCCGCTACGCGCTCGATCCCCTCTCCCAACGGATGCAGCGCAAGCGCAAACGCGGCTTCCGCCAGGCGCGTTCGTTTCTTGTCCTCGTCGATCAATTGAAGAAGAAATCGTTGGCCGGTGCGCTGAGGACCGCGCTCGCCGACCCGCTTGCGCTTCGGCATCTAAGCATGCCGATCGCCGCCCGGCTGCGCCGCCTGACGGCGCGGCCGAAGCATCCCGCCGCCATGACGGCGGCGGCCGAACGATCCCCCTTGGGCAAAGCCCCCCATACGAGCAAAGGATGA